A genomic stretch from Streptomyces venezuelae ATCC 10712 includes:
- a CDS encoding multifunctional oxoglutarate decarboxylase/oxoglutarate dehydrogenase thiamine pyrophosphate-binding subunit/dihydrolipoyllysine-residue succinyltransferase subunit, producing the protein MSSQSPSTPSSPTDQDGQGQNPATAFGANEWLVDEIYQQYLQDPNSVDRAWWDFFADYKPGASETPTAPAPTTQSAPAAQQAGPAQAAPAAPAAVPAPAAAPAAPAPAPVKPAAAPAPAAAKPAAAAPAPAKAAPAAAPKTEAPAGPELITLRGPAAAVAKNMNASLEVPTATSVRAVPVKLLFDNRIVINNHLKRARGGKISFTHLIGYAMVQAIKAMPSMNYSFAEKDGKPTLVKPEHVNFGLAIDLVKPNGDRQLVVAGIKKAETLNFFEFWQAYEDIVKRARVGKLTMEDFTGVTVSLTNPGGLGTVHSVPRLMPGQSVIMGVGSMDYPAEFQGTSQDTLNKLGISKVMTLTSTYDHRVIQGAASGEFLRVVANFLLGEEGFYDEIFKALRIPYEPVRWLKDIDASHDDDVTKAARVFELIHSYRVRGHVMADTDPLEYKQRKHPDLDITEHGLTLWDLEREFAVGGFAGKSMMKLRDILGVLRDSYCRTTGVEFMHIQDPKQRKWIQDRVERPHSRVEREEQLRILRRLNAAEAFETFLQTKYVGQKRFSLEGGESVIPLLDAVIDSAAESRLDEVVIGMAHRGRLNVLANIVGKSYAQIFREFEGNLDPKSMHGSGDVKYHLGAEGTFTGLDGEQIKVSLAANPSHLEAVDPVLEGIVRAKQDVINKGGTDFTVLPVALHGDAAFAGQGVVAETLNMSQLRGYRTGGTVHIVINNQVGFTAAPESSRSSMYATDVARMIEAPIFHVNGDDPEAVVRVARLAFEFRQTFNKDVVIDLICYRRRGHNEGDNPQFTNPQMYNLIDKKRSVRKLYTESLIGRGDITLEEAEQALQDFQGQLEKVFAEVREATAAPATATVPDAKAAFPVGVTTAVSAEVVKRIAESQVTIPERITVHPRLLPQMQRRAASIDDGTIDWGFGETLAIGSLLMEGTPVRLSGQDSRRGTFGQRHAVLVDQETGEDYTPLLYLTDDQAHYNVYDSLLSEYAAMGFEYGYSLARPDSLVIWEAQFGDFVNGAQTVVDEFISSAEQKWGQTSGVTLLLPHGYEGQGPDHSSARPERFLQMCAQDNMTVAMPTLPSNYFHLLRWQVHNPHHKPLIVFTPKSMLRLKAAASKVEEFTTGGFRPVIGDATANPADVRKVVFCAGKVYYDLEAERQKRGDTETAIIRLERLYPLPGAELQAEIAKYPNAAKYIWAQEEPANQGAWPFIALNLIDHLDLAVGADIPAGERLRRISRPHSSSPAVGSAKRHQAEQQQLVNEVFDA; encoded by the coding sequence GTGTCGTCTCAGTCCCCCAGTACCCCGAGCTCCCCGACCGACCAAGACGGGCAGGGCCAGAACCCTGCTACCGCCTTCGGTGCCAATGAGTGGCTCGTCGACGAGATCTACCAGCAGTACCTCCAGGACCCGAATTCGGTCGATCGTGCCTGGTGGGACTTCTTCGCCGACTACAAGCCCGGAGCGTCGGAGACCCCGACCGCCCCGGCGCCCACCACCCAGAGCGCGCCCGCCGCGCAGCAGGCGGGCCCCGCACAGGCCGCGCCTGCCGCTCCGGCCGCCGTTCCGGCTCCCGCCGCCGCCCCGGCCGCTCCGGCCCCGGCCCCCGTGAAGCCCGCCGCGGCCCCCGCGCCGGCCGCCGCGAAGCCGGCCGCCGCCGCTCCGGCCCCGGCGAAGGCCGCTCCGGCCGCCGCGCCGAAGACCGAGGCCCCCGCCGGCCCCGAGCTGATCACGCTGCGCGGCCCCGCCGCCGCGGTCGCGAAGAACATGAACGCCTCCCTGGAGGTGCCGACGGCCACGTCCGTCCGCGCCGTCCCGGTGAAGCTGCTCTTCGACAACCGGATCGTGATCAACAACCACCTGAAGCGCGCCCGGGGCGGGAAGATCTCCTTCACGCACCTGATCGGCTACGCGATGGTGCAGGCGATCAAGGCCATGCCGTCGATGAACTACTCCTTCGCGGAGAAGGACGGCAAGCCGACCCTGGTCAAGCCGGAGCACGTGAACTTCGGTCTCGCGATCGACCTGGTGAAGCCCAACGGCGACCGCCAGCTCGTCGTCGCGGGCATCAAGAAGGCCGAGACGCTCAACTTCTTCGAGTTCTGGCAGGCGTACGAGGACATCGTGAAGCGGGCCCGCGTGGGCAAGCTGACGATGGAGGACTTCACCGGCGTCACGGTCTCCCTGACCAACCCCGGCGGCCTCGGCACCGTCCACTCCGTGCCGCGCCTGATGCCCGGACAGTCGGTCATCATGGGCGTCGGCTCGATGGACTACCCGGCCGAGTTCCAGGGCACCTCCCAGGACACCCTGAACAAGCTGGGCATCTCGAAGGTCATGACCCTGACCTCGACGTACGACCACCGGGTCATCCAGGGCGCCGCCTCCGGCGAGTTCCTGCGCGTCGTCGCCAACTTCCTCCTCGGCGAGGAGGGCTTCTACGACGAGATCTTCAAGGCCCTGCGCATCCCCTACGAGCCGGTCCGCTGGCTCAAGGACATCGACGCCTCGCACGACGACGACGTCACCAAGGCCGCGCGCGTCTTCGAGCTCATCCACTCCTACCGGGTCCGCGGCCACGTCATGGCCGACACCGACCCGCTGGAGTACAAGCAGCGCAAGCACCCCGACCTGGACATCACCGAGCACGGCCTCACCCTGTGGGACCTGGAGCGGGAGTTCGCGGTCGGCGGCTTCGCCGGCAAGTCGATGATGAAGCTCCGCGACATCCTCGGCGTGCTCCGCGACTCGTACTGCCGCACCACCGGCGTCGAGTTCATGCACATCCAGGACCCGAAGCAGCGCAAGTGGATCCAGGACCGCGTCGAGCGCCCGCACTCCCGCGTGGAGCGCGAGGAGCAGCTGCGGATCCTGCGCCGGCTGAACGCCGCGGAGGCCTTCGAGACCTTCCTGCAGACCAAGTACGTCGGCCAGAAGCGCTTCTCCCTGGAGGGCGGCGAGTCCGTCATCCCGCTGCTCGACGCGGTCATCGACTCGGCCGCCGAATCGCGCCTCGACGAGGTCGTCATCGGCATGGCCCACCGCGGCCGGCTGAACGTCCTGGCGAACATCGTCGGCAAGTCGTACGCGCAGATCTTCCGCGAGTTCGAGGGCAACCTCGACCCGAAGTCGATGCACGGCTCCGGCGACGTCAAGTACCACCTGGGCGCCGAGGGCACCTTCACCGGTCTCGACGGCGAGCAGATCAAGGTCTCCCTGGCCGCGAACCCCTCGCACCTGGAGGCGGTCGACCCGGTCCTGGAAGGCATCGTCCGCGCCAAGCAGGACGTCATCAACAAGGGCGGCACGGACTTCACCGTCCTGCCCGTCGCCCTGCACGGTGACGCGGCCTTCGCCGGCCAGGGCGTCGTCGCCGAGACGCTGAACATGTCGCAGCTGCGGGGCTACCGCACCGGCGGCACGGTCCACATCGTCATCAACAACCAGGTCGGCTTCACCGCCGCCCCGGAGTCCTCGCGTTCCTCGATGTACGCGACCGACGTGGCCCGCATGATCGAGGCGCCGATCTTCCACGTGAACGGCGACGACCCGGAGGCCGTGGTCCGCGTCGCGCGGCTCGCCTTCGAGTTCCGCCAGACGTTCAACAAGGACGTCGTGATCGACCTCATCTGCTACCGCCGCCGCGGTCACAACGAGGGCGACAACCCGCAGTTCACCAACCCGCAGATGTACAACCTGATCGACAAGAAGCGTTCGGTGCGCAAGCTGTACACCGAGTCGCTCATCGGTCGCGGCGACATCACCCTCGAAGAGGCGGAGCAGGCGCTCCAGGACTTCCAGGGCCAGCTGGAGAAGGTGTTCGCCGAGGTCCGCGAGGCCACCGCCGCCCCGGCGACGGCGACCGTGCCGGACGCCAAGGCCGCCTTCCCGGTCGGCGTCACCACCGCGGTCTCCGCCGAGGTCGTGAAGCGGATCGCCGAGTCGCAGGTCACCATCCCGGAGCGGATCACGGTCCACCCGCGTCTGCTGCCGCAGATGCAGCGCCGTGCCGCCTCCATCGACGACGGCACCATCGACTGGGGCTTCGGCGAGACCCTCGCCATCGGCTCGCTGCTGATGGAGGGCACCCCGGTCCGGCTGTCCGGCCAGGACTCCCGCCGCGGCACCTTCGGCCAGCGTCACGCGGTCCTGGTGGACCAGGAGACCGGCGAGGACTACACCCCGCTGCTCTACCTGACCGACGACCAGGCCCACTACAACGTCTACGACTCGCTGCTCAGCGAGTACGCGGCGATGGGCTTCGAGTACGGCTACTCGCTGGCCCGCCCGGACTCCCTGGTCATCTGGGAGGCCCAGTTCGGTGACTTCGTCAACGGCGCGCAGACCGTCGTCGACGAGTTCATCTCCTCGGCCGAGCAGAAGTGGGGCCAGACCTCCGGCGTCACGCTGCTCCTGCCGCACGGCTACGAGGGCCAGGGCCCGGACCACTCGTCCGCGCGCCCGGAGCGCTTCCTCCAGATGTGCGCCCAGGACAACATGACGGTCGCCATGCCGACGCTGCCGTCGAACTACTTCCACCTGCTGCGCTGGCAGGTCCACAACCCGCACCACAAGCCGCTCATCGTCTTCACCCCGAAGTCGATGCTGCGTCTGAAGGCCGCGGCGTCCAAGGTGGAGGAGTTCACCACCGGCGGCTTCCGCCCGGTGATCGGTGACGCGACGGCGAACCCGGCCGACGTCCGCAAGGTCGTCTTCTGCGCCGGCAAGGTCTACTACGACCTGGAGGCCGAGCGGCAGAAGCGCGGCGACACGGAGACCGCGATCATCCGCCTCGAGCGCCTGTACCCGCTGCCGGGTGCCGAGCTCCAGGCCGAGATCGCCAAGTACCCGAACGCGGCGAAGTACATCTGGGCGCAGGAGGAGCCGGCGAACCAGGGTGCCTGGCCGTTCATCGCGCTCAACCTGATCGACCACCTCGACCTGGCGGTCGGCGCGGACATCCCGGCGGGCGAGCGCCTGCGCCGGATCTCCCGTCCGCACTCCTCCTCCCCGGCGGTCGGCTCGGCCAAGCGCCACCAGGCGGAGCAGCAGCAGCTGGTCAACGAGGTCTTCGACGCCTGA
- a CDS encoding HAMP domain-containing sensor histidine kinase codes for MRGPDGGPRRRIAISIKTKLGALVVGAVLLTSCLALVAIRTSTEFRYITIFAMIATLLITQFVAQSLTAPLDEMTTVAGTISRGDFTRRVRGADRRDELGDLASTINRMADDLEAVDRHRKELVANVSHELRTPIAALRAVLENVVDGVSEADPETMRSALKQTERLGRLVETLLDLSRLDNGVVALRAGRFEVWPYLSGILREANLAASQRGLSSTSGLHNRTDVHLHLDVSPPELVAHADVERLHQVMANLIDNAVKHSPPHGRVTVRARRGPYPDSLELEVEDEGPGIPESERHKVFERFNRGTATRRQGPGSDGGTGLGLAIARWAVDLHGGGIGVAESSRGCRIRVTLPGSLPPRD; via the coding sequence CTGCGGGGGCCCGACGGCGGGCCGCGCCGCCGGATCGCGATCTCGATCAAGACCAAGCTGGGCGCGCTCGTCGTCGGAGCGGTCCTGCTGACCTCGTGTCTCGCCCTGGTGGCGATCCGCACGTCCACCGAGTTCCGCTACATCACGATCTTCGCGATGATCGCGACCCTGCTGATCACCCAGTTCGTGGCGCAGTCCCTGACGGCACCGCTCGACGAGATGACCACGGTGGCGGGCACGATCTCGCGGGGTGACTTCACCCGGCGGGTGCGGGGCGCGGACCGGCGCGACGAGCTGGGCGACCTGGCCTCGACGATCAATCGCATGGCGGACGACCTGGAGGCAGTGGACCGGCACCGCAAGGAGCTGGTCGCCAATGTGTCGCACGAGCTGCGCACCCCGATCGCCGCGCTCAGGGCCGTACTGGAGAACGTCGTGGACGGGGTGTCCGAGGCGGATCCGGAGACCATGCGGTCGGCGCTGAAGCAGACCGAGCGGCTGGGCCGTCTGGTGGAGACGCTGTTGGACCTGTCACGTCTTGACAACGGTGTCGTGGCGCTCAGGGCGGGCCGTTTCGAGGTCTGGCCGTACCTCTCCGGAATTCTGCGGGAAGCGAACCTCGCCGCCTCGCAGCGCGGTCTGTCGTCGACGTCCGGTCTGCACAACCGCACGGACGTGCATCTGCACCTGGACGTGTCGCCGCCCGAGCTGGTCGCGCACGCGGACGTGGAGCGGCTGCACCAGGTGATGGCGAACCTGATCGACAACGCGGTGAAGCACTCGCCGCCGCACGGCCGGGTCACGGTCAGGGCCCGGCGCGGGCCGTACCCGGACTCGCTGGAGCTGGAGGTCGAGGACGAGGGTCCCGGCATCCCGGAGTCGGAGCGGCACAAGGTCTTCGAGCGGTTCAACCGGGGTACGGCGACGCGTCGGCAGGGCCCGGGGAGCGACGGCGGCACGGGTCTCGGTCTCGCGATCGCCCGCTGGGCGGTGGATCTGCACGGCGGCGGGATCGGGGTGGCCGAATCGTCACGTGGCTGCCGAATCCGGGTCACTCTTCCGGGCAGCCTTCCGCCGAGAGATTGA
- a CDS encoding response regulator transcription factor, whose amino-acid sequence MEQTHTTHHGAAATPGAQRRVLVVEDDATIVEAISARLRAEGFLVQTATDGPAAVDAAEAWQPDLMVLDVMLPGFDGLEVCRRVQAQRPVPVLMLTARDDETDMLVGLGVGADDYMTKPFSMRELAARVHVLLRRVERAALAAVTPRSGILRLGELEIDHAQRRVRVRSEDVHLTPTEFDLLVCLAGTPRAVLSREQLLAEVWDWADASGTRTVDSHIKALRRKIGAERIRTVHGVGYALETPAL is encoded by the coding sequence ATGGAGCAGACACACACCACTCACCACGGTGCGGCGGCCACTCCGGGGGCCCAGCGCCGGGTGCTCGTGGTCGAGGACGACGCGACGATCGTCGAAGCGATCTCCGCGCGGCTGCGCGCCGAGGGCTTCCTCGTCCAGACGGCGACCGACGGTCCCGCCGCCGTGGACGCGGCCGAGGCCTGGCAGCCGGACCTGATGGTCCTGGACGTCATGCTGCCCGGCTTCGACGGCCTGGAGGTGTGCCGCCGGGTCCAGGCCCAGCGGCCCGTCCCGGTCCTCATGCTGACCGCCCGCGACGACGAGACCGACATGCTGGTCGGCCTCGGCGTGGGCGCGGACGACTACATGACCAAGCCGTTCTCGATGCGCGAGCTGGCCGCCCGGGTGCACGTGCTGCTGCGCCGGGTGGAGCGGGCCGCACTGGCCGCCGTGACGCCGCGCAGCGGCATCCTGCGCCTCGGCGAGCTGGAGATCGACCACGCGCAGCGCCGGGTCCGGGTGCGCTCCGAGGACGTGCACCTGACCCCGACCGAGTTCGACCTGCTGGTCTGCCTGGCCGGCACCCCGCGGGCGGTCCTCTCCCGCGAGCAGCTGCTCGCCGAGGTCTGGGACTGGGCGGACGCCTCGGGCACCCGGACCGTGGACAGCCACATCAAGGCGCTGCGCCGGAAGATCGGGGCCGAGCGCATCCGCACGGTCCACGGCGTCGGCTACGCGCTGGAGACCCCGGCGCTGTGA
- a CDS encoding spermidine synthase, whose product MSAPVTLDRREGPHGEVVLRRRAEHFEIIANGTFLMDTSDGRSERLLIDAAQAALPEEVRAGAAVLVGGLGVGFSLAHAAADPRWGRIAVVEREEAIIDWHRQGPLASISGAALADSRTVILHTDLMDYLRTSPDTYDALCLDIDNGPDWTVTEDNESLYAAEGLAACAARLNPGGVLAVWSARPSADFEGSLRNAGFSGVRTEEIPVARGVPDVVHLAVRPG is encoded by the coding sequence ATGTCAGCACCCGTGACCCTCGACCGCCGTGAAGGACCGCACGGAGAGGTCGTACTGCGCCGCCGCGCCGAGCACTTCGAGATCATCGCCAACGGAACGTTCCTGATGGACACGTCCGACGGCCGCTCCGAGCGGCTCCTGATCGACGCGGCGCAGGCCGCGCTGCCCGAGGAGGTCCGCGCCGGCGCCGCCGTCCTCGTCGGCGGGCTCGGCGTCGGCTTCTCCCTCGCCCACGCCGCCGCCGATCCCCGCTGGGGCCGGATCGCGGTCGTCGAGCGGGAGGAGGCGATCATCGACTGGCACCGGCAGGGGCCGCTCGCCTCGATCTCCGGGGCCGCCCTGGCGGATTCCCGGACCGTGATCCTGCACACGGACCTGATGGACTATCTCCGCACCTCGCCGGACACCTACGACGCGCTCTGCCTCGACATCGACAACGGGCCCGACTGGACGGTCACCGAGGACAACGAATCCCTGTACGCCGCCGAGGGATTGGCGGCCTGCGCGGCCCGCCTCAACCCCGGCGGCGTGCTCGCCGTATGGTCCGCCCGGCCCTCCGCCGATTTCGAAGGGTCCTTGCGGAATGCCGGATTCAGCGGGGTACGGACGGAAGAGATCCCCGTTGCCCGGGGCGTCCCCGACGTGGTCCACCTCGCCGTCCGTCCCGGATAA
- a CDS encoding ABC transporter ATP-binding protein gives MNPSTAVAVSGLTVRHRRTVALDRLDLTLGPGVHGLLGPNGAGKTSLIRVLATVAAPSSGRVELLGADATSHRERTAVRRRLGYLPQEFGYYPAFTVREFVAYVAWLKEVPAGRVPEAVERAVRQVGLADRIDARMKTLSGGMVRRAGIAQAIVNEPELLLLDEPTAGLDPEQRVDFRALLRELGTEATVVVSTHLVEDVAAACTDVALIESGRLAFQGTTAELTVLGGESADGDDSTTHAVERGYTAALRAHRAPARDAKEALR, from the coding sequence GTGAACCCCTCGACCGCCGTCGCGGTGAGCGGACTGACCGTCCGCCACCGCCGTACCGTCGCCCTCGACCGGCTCGATCTGACCCTCGGCCCCGGCGTGCACGGTCTCCTCGGCCCGAACGGGGCCGGCAAGACCTCCCTCATCAGGGTCCTCGCGACCGTCGCCGCGCCCTCCTCCGGCCGGGTGGAGCTGCTCGGCGCCGACGCCACGAGCCACCGCGAGCGCACCGCCGTACGGCGCCGGCTCGGCTATCTGCCGCAGGAGTTCGGCTACTACCCCGCCTTCACCGTGCGGGAGTTCGTGGCGTACGTCGCGTGGCTCAAGGAGGTGCCCGCCGGGCGGGTCCCCGAGGCGGTGGAGCGCGCGGTGCGGCAGGTCGGGCTCGCCGACCGGATCGACGCGCGGATGAAGACCCTGTCGGGCGGCATGGTCCGGCGCGCCGGGATCGCCCAGGCCATCGTGAACGAGCCGGAGTTGCTGCTGCTCGACGAGCCGACGGCCGGTCTCGACCCGGAGCAACGAGTGGACTTCCGTGCGCTGCTGCGGGAGTTGGGCACGGAGGCGACGGTGGTGGTCTCCACGCACCTGGTGGAGGACGTGGCCGCGGCCTGCACCGACGTCGCGCTGATCGAGTCGGGACGGCTCGCCTTCCAGGGGACGACGGCCGAACTGACTGTACTGGGAGGGGAGTCGGCCGACGGGGACGACTCCACGACGCACGCGGTCGAGCGCGGCTACACGGCCGCCCTGCGCGCCCACCGGGCCCCGGCCCGGGACGCGAAAGAGGCCCTCCGATGA
- a CDS encoding RNA polymerase sigma factor: MRLLRPAGGGPSGGDEDDDAALLRAVARGDTEALAVLYDRHAGWLHARLTRRCPDQETVREVLQDTFVTVWRSAGAHRGRGEAGGWIWVIAARRLVDAQRVRARAERVTVSAEPAVTAPSAEDRVLAGLEYGEVGAALDRMSPELAEVLRATVVDGLTTRETARLLGIPEGTVKTRALRARRELRAALGSPLGGTA; encoded by the coding sequence GTGAGACTGTTGCGCCCCGCAGGGGGAGGCCCCTCCGGGGGCGACGAGGACGACGACGCGGCGCTGCTCCGCGCGGTCGCCCGGGGGGACACCGAGGCGCTCGCCGTGCTGTACGACCGGCACGCCGGCTGGCTGCACGCCCGCCTCACCCGGCGCTGCCCGGACCAGGAGACCGTACGGGAAGTCCTCCAGGACACCTTCGTCACCGTCTGGCGCTCCGCCGGGGCGCACCGGGGACGGGGCGAGGCCGGCGGCTGGATCTGGGTGATCGCCGCACGGCGCCTGGTGGACGCCCAGCGGGTCCGCGCCCGGGCCGAGCGCGTCACCGTGAGCGCCGAACCGGCCGTCACCGCGCCCTCCGCCGAGGACCGGGTGCTCGCGGGCCTGGAATACGGGGAGGTGGGCGCCGCCCTCGACCGGATGTCGCCCGAGCTCGCCGAGGTCCTGCGGGCGACCGTCGTCGACGGCCTGACGACCCGCGAGACCGCCCGGCTGCTCGGGATACCCGAGGGCACCGTCAAGACCCGGGCCCTGCGCGCCCGCCGCGAGCTCCGCGCGGCTCTCGGATCGCCCCTGGGAGGCACCGCATGA
- a CDS encoding GNAT family N-acetyltransferase, with protein MDIAALTSAWVAGWTVSRGTPAAVGRPWGYRIDVGLPRHVVRHVLPAPDATTVTALCTRLTTPYTWLKIMAGPEDAQQWITEGWTVPDDPGFMMIKPLDPGARPAPPEGYARTTEVKDGVIRVRVLAPDGTLAARGQIAPTGSTAVADQIETDPAHRRRGLGANVMRTLEAAAAQAGAETGVLAATTDGLALYDSLDWRYQGPLTGIVRDGDPADRT; from the coding sequence ATGGATATTGCAGCTCTTACATCGGCATGGGTGGCGGGCTGGACCGTCTCTCGGGGGACCCCGGCCGCCGTCGGCCGGCCCTGGGGGTACCGGATCGACGTGGGGCTGCCCCGGCACGTCGTCCGGCACGTCCTGCCCGCCCCCGACGCCACCACGGTCACCGCCCTCTGCACCCGGCTGACCACCCCGTACACCTGGCTCAAGATCATGGCCGGGCCCGAGGACGCGCAGCAGTGGATCACCGAGGGCTGGACGGTCCCCGACGACCCCGGCTTCATGATGATCAAGCCGCTCGACCCGGGCGCCCGGCCCGCCCCGCCCGAGGGGTACGCGCGCACCACCGAGGTCAAGGACGGTGTCATCCGGGTCCGCGTCCTCGCACCCGACGGCACCCTCGCCGCCCGCGGCCAGATCGCCCCGACCGGATCCACGGCGGTCGCCGACCAGATCGAGACCGACCCCGCGCACCGGCGGCGCGGCCTCGGCGCCAACGTCATGCGCACCCTGGAGGCGGCCGCCGCGCAGGCCGGCGCCGAGACCGGGGTGCTCGCCGCGACCACGGACGGCCTCGCGCTGTACGACTCCCTCGACTGGCGCTACCAGGGCCCGCTCACCGGCATCGTCCGGGACGGAGACCCGGCGGACCGAACCTGA